The stretch of DNA CGGGAAGGGCAAGAGCACGGTGGTCCCCTACGCCGATCGCGCCGCGATCGTGGGCGCCATCAAGGGCGTCGACCTGGTCCTGCCGGAGGAGTCGTGGGAGCAGAAGCGCCGCGACATCGTCGAGCAGGAGGTCGACGTGTTCGTCATGGGCGACGACTGGACGGGCAAGTTCGACGACCTCTCCGACCTGTGCCGCGTGGAGTACCTCCCCCGCACGAAGGGCATCTCCACCACGGGACTCAAGGAGATGCTGCGCGTGCTGGACCCGGCACACATCGAGGAGATGCAGGACGCGCTGGGCGTCCTCTCACGCCTGCTCGACCACTACCGCGACCTCACCTGACTCGCCGAGGCCCGGCAGCAGCAGCCGGAAGGTGGTGTGCTCGGCCCCGACGAGCTCGAGGTAGCCGCCCATCGTGCTCGCGAGGTCGGCGGCGATCGTCAGTCCGAGACCGCCCACGTCGCCCTGCTTGCGGCTGGCGCCGCGGTTGAAGATCTCGTTCCCGAAGGTACGGCGCCCGCGGTCGGCCACCACGATCTCCACGTAGGAGCCGGTGTCCCTGGCCTCGACGGTGACCGGGCTGACGCCGTGGCTCGACGCATTCTCGATGAGCACGTCGAGGATCTGCACCACCGGCCCCGGGACGACGCGAGCGAAGACCTGGCCCCGCTCGATCTGGTGCACCATGTAGTTGTCGGGTGCGACGATCGGCTTCCAGCGAGCGACCACGTCACTCACCAGCTCGCTCAGGTCGACGTCGGAGGCGTCGCCCAGTCGTTGACCCCGGGCCAGACCCAGCAGCTCGTCGATCGCACTGCTCAGCCGGTCGAGCTCAGGCAGGTAGCGATTGAGCTCCTCGGCGACCTCGGGCGGCGTCTGCGGCCACATCGAGAGGTCCTCCAGCTCGAGGCGCAGCGCCGTGATCGGCGTCCGCAGCTGGTGCGAGGCGTTGGCCGCGAACTCGCGCTCCCGACGCACGAGCTCGCCCAGCCGGGCGGAGCTCGTCCGCAGAGCGGCGCCGATCGCCTCGGCCTCGGGGATCGAGTAGTGCGGGGGATCCACGTCGAAGCGTCCGAGGCCCAACCGGTCGGCCGCCTCGGCGAGCTCGTCGAAGGGCCGCGACAGCCGCCGCGCCAGGACGTAGCCGAAGGCCGCGGCGATCGCCACGAGGCTGAGGCCGATGAGGATCAGCGGCACGAGCGCGTCGGAGATCCGCTCCTCGATGAGGTCGCGCGACCGCGACAGCGTGAGCGTCCCGCCGTCCTCCAGGTCGCGCTTCGCCACGATGTCGTCCGCGGGGTCGACCTCGGGCCCGGCGACGACGGGAGACCCGGTCTCGGGCTCGTAGGTCAGTGTCTCGGCCTCGCTGAGGAAGCCGCTGAGGAACTCCACGTCCACCGCGGAGTCGTTCTTGCGCCGCTCGTCGACGACGGCGGCCAGCTGGTCGGCGGCCCGCTCGATCTTGCGCTCCTCGTACGAGGTGACGAGGTCGGCGAGCATGTAGGCGCGCGGGATGCCGTAGAGGGCGAGCATCGCCGCGGTCATGCCCACGAGGGCCACGACCAGCCGCTCACGCATCGGCCTGGTCCTCCAGCCGGAAGCCCACGCCGCGGACGTTCGTGATCTGCACCGGCGCACCGGCGTCCTCGAGCTTCTGACGCAGGCGGCCCACCGTGGCGTCGACCATCTTCGTCGAGCCGAACCAGTTCTCGTCCCAGACGTCGCTGGTCAGGCGCTCGCGGGTGACCACCGCTCCCCGCACCTCGTCGAGCAGGACGAGGACGTCGAACTCCTTCGACGTCACGGCCACCTCGGCGTCGTTCACCCAGATGCGGCGCGAGGCCGGGTCCACGCGCAGGCCGGACGCGCCCGGCGCCGCGGGAGCGGGCGCGGCCGGCTCCACCGGCGCGCTGCGGCGCAGCAGGGCGCGCGCCCGGGCGAGGAGCTCGGCCAGGGCGAAGGGCTTGGACAGGTAGTCGTCGGCGCCGACGTCGAGGCCCACCACGCGATCGAGCTCGCCGTCGCGAGCGGTCAGGATGATGATGCCGCCGCGGTAGCCGCCCTCGCGAGCCCGGCGGCACACCTCGAGCCCGTCGATGTCGGGCAGGCCGAGATCCAGGAGCACCAGGTCGAGGTCGCCCAGCGCGATCCGCTCGACCGCCGTGATGCCCTCGGCCACCCACTCGACGACATAGCCCTCACGCTCGAGCGTGCGGACCAGGGGCGGGGCGATCTTGTCGTCGTCCTCGACGACGAGCACTTGGGTGGCCACGATCACCGAGCATAGGGCCGACGCGTGTGACGAGCGTGCTCCCGTCGCACGCGCCCGTCCTGCACCAGCAGACACACGACCCCCACGCTGAGCAGGATCAGCACCAAGCGGGTGGCCGAGAGGTCGCCCCCACCGTCGCCGGGGAGTCCCACCGTCATGGCCAGCAGGCTGCTGCCCGCCGTCGCGGCCACGAGCGCGCCGGCGCCCAGGTGCGACTCGAAGCAGTTGTGCATCCACATCTTCACGGCGGTGAGACCGGCGACCGCGGCGATCACGATCTCCATCACGACGTAGACGCGTGACGGTGCCGCCGGGATCAGCGTGAGGTAGACCAGACCGATCGCCAGACAGGCGGCCGCGGCCCAGCGAGAGGCGGTCGTGCGCAGGCGTCGCATCAGAAGTCCTTGTCGGCGGTGCCGGATTCGGTGACGTTGGCGGTGGAGGAGCGGATGCCCGAGAGGTCGGTGGCCGCGTTGCTCGGGGTCCACACCATCGCGGCGGCGGTGGTGTTCGTCCGTAGGTCGCTCGCCTTGCCACTGGCGAAGGTGCCCAGCTTCAGCGTCACGACCGTGCGCTCCAGGCCGTTCACCGTCGTGGTGTTGGCGGTCATCGTCGCGTTGAGGCTCACGGTGCGCAGCAGGCGGACGTAGTCGCCCTTGAGGTTGACCGAGCCCAGGCCCAGCACGGTGCTGCCGTTGAGGACGTCGAGCGTGTCGCCCTTGCTGCCGCGGAGCAGCGCCGGCAGGTTGCCGTCGCGGAGCCGGACCTGCACGTTCGTGGCCGACCCGTTCCAGCCCGCCATGACCGAGGCCGGGTTGACCTGCGCGGTGTACGTGAAGGTGATCGTGTCGTTCGCACCCGGCAGGCCGGCGGTGCTGCCCGAGCCGTTGGTGGTCTGGACGTCGGCTCCCGCGAGGGGGCTGTTGTCCACCGGCACCGTCTCGAGAGCGGAGATCGTCGTCCGTCCGGAGCCGTCGAGCAGGACTGCGCGCAGGTCGTACACGGCGCTGGCGACCTTCGTGGTGTCCCACGAGCAGGTGTAGGGCGACGTGGTGTCGGTGCAGACATCGGTCCAGGTGGAGCCGCCGGTCGGGGCGTACTGGATCCGCACCGAGGTGACGCCGGCGGTGGAGCTGGCGACGGCGGTGAGCGTGGCCGTGCGGCTCAGCAGCGCGCCGGGGTCGTCGAGCGACACCGAGGACACCGTGTTGTCGACGACGCGGTTCGCCACGGCGGCCGAGGTCGTCGTGTTGCCGGCCTCGTCGGTGGCGACCGCGCGGAACGAGTAGGTGCCGCTCGTCAGCGCAGTGGTGGCGACGCGGCAGGACCACGGCTCGGCCTCGATCGTGCACAGCGACTTCCACGTGGTGGTGCCGGAAGCCGCGTACTGGAGCTCGACGGTGGCGACGCCGGAGTGGGCGTCGGCGGCCGTCGCGGCGAAGGTGCGCGTGCCGCTCAGCGGCGTGCCGGGGTCGGTCATCGTGACGGTCGGGGCGACGTTGTCGACGGTGACGTCGGTGACGACCTCCGACGTGGTGGTGGTCGAGCCGGCCGTGAGCTGGGCGCGGAACTCGTAGTCACCGGACGCGACGGCGGCCGAGTTCCACGAGCACGTGTAGGGAGAGACGAGGTTCGAGCAGGCGGTCGACCAAGTGGAGGCGCCCACCAGTCGGTACTGCAGGCGCACCGTGTGGCTGAGCGTGCCCGTGTTGAAGACGCCCGCCGAGAGCTGCACCGTGCCGCGGACCGTGTCGCCCGGGTCGTTCATCACGACGAGCAGCTTGTTCGCGACGGCCGTGCGGACGGAGTCGGACGTGGTCTCGTACCCGGCGAGGTCGGTCGCGCGGGCCCGGAGGTCGTAGCGGCCGTCGGCGAGTGCGGTGGTGGTCCACGCGCAGGAGTACGGGGCGGTCGCGTCGGTGCACAGCGCGGTCCAGGTGCCGGATCCGGCGGGGCTGTACTCGACCGTGACGTCCTTGACGCCGAGCCCGGAGTCGGAGGCCTGCGCCTCGATCGTCACCGCGCCCTGGACCGCCGTGCCGGGGGACGTCACGGCGACGGTCGGAGGCGTCCAGTCCGCGGCGGCGCGCACGGTGGCGGTGCCCTGCGTGGTGGAGGTGAAGGTCGCGGACGAGAAGCCCGGGGAGATGAAGGCGGCCACCGCGAGCAGGGCCAGAACGGCCAGCAGGGTCAGGGAACGACGCGCGGAGTCGATGCGCACGGGTCCACCTGCCTTCTGGTTCCGGTTCATGGGGTCAACGCTACGGAGCAGCGCTCCACGGGCGATCCACACGAGATCCTCGGGAGTTCCACACTTCGCTGCAGGGCGCGGTGACGACTCAGGTGAGCGCGTGGCGGCCGACGACGGCCACGGGGATGGCCCGAGCGCCGGCCTTCTTCGCCGGGGCGCCGGCGGTGGGGGTCAGCGGCGCGGGGGCGTCGTCGTCCTCGGGGCGACGCAGGGCGCGGCCGAGATCGACCAGGGCGATCAGCGCGATGAGCCCGGCCGGCACGCCGGTGACGAGCATCCGGGTCTCGCGGTCGGCCAGGGCCATGAAGGCGTACCCGACGTACGGGACGGTCTGCTCCACGACCGGCTGGGTGCCCGAGAGGAGGCTGAACTCCCACGGGTCGGGGTCGGGATTGGCGTCGCCCTGGGTCGTGAAGAGGCGGGCGCCGCTCTCGCCGGGCTCGATCTGCGTGATGCGGTGCGTCACGAGCGTCGAGACGCCGCTGTCCGCCGGGGGGAGGTAGGTGATGACGTCGCCGACGGCGAGGTCGGCCACGGGCACGGGGCGCTCGAAGGCGATCGAGCCCTTCTCGAACGTGCCGGACATCGAGCCGCCCGTGATGACGTAACGCTCGAAGCCGAACAGGCTGGGGGCGATGTAGGCCACGCTGGCGACGGTGACGACGAGCAGGAGCAGCGTCGTGACGCCACGGCCGAGCAGGCGGGCTGCTCGCGTGAGGTGCTTCATCTGGGACTCCTTCGTCGATCGGTTCTGGTGGGTCGGTGTGCTCCGGGCTGGGTGGCAGGGCGCCCGAACGACGCCCTGCCGTCAACCCAGTTCCCCGGAGCGGGGCGTCACTGGTTGGTGGTGGTCCCGTCCAGCTGGACGGCGTCCCACGTGTACGTGGCGGTCGCGGCCTTGCCCTGCTGCGTGTTGGACGCGGCCTGGTCGAGGGTGACCGTGAAGGTGTAGTCGTTCGCCTCGCCGGCGGCCCACGTGCCGAGCGTGTTCTTGGTGCCGTCGGCCAGGCCGCCGAAGGTGCCCGAGTAGACGGTCGTGTTCTTCGTCGTGTTCTTGATGACGAGCTTGAGGTTCTCGCCGTCGAAGCCGTTGGTGGAGGCGACCTCGGTCAGCGAGAAGTTCGCGGGCAGCGTGCCGGTGTTGGTCAGCTTGAGCGAGCCGTTGAGGACGTCGCCCGGCTTGAGGTTGTCGAGGTTGAAGACCGCCTGGCCGGCCTTGGAGTTGCTCTGCGTCAGCGTGCCGGAGGTGGCGGCGCTGATGGTGTTGCCTGTGGTCGAGCTGAAGGTCGCACCCGAGCCCACGGCGATGACGCCGGCGGCCAGCAGCGTGGCGAGGGGGACGAGGACCTTGGTGGAACGGCTGGTGCGCATGTGCTTCTCCTGTGTTCGGGTGCCGGCCGCGCTCTGCGGCCTGGCTGGGTTGACAAGAAGAACGCTACGGAGGCCAGATCCACACGATGTCCACGTGGAATCCACCGCCGGTCCCCACTTCGGCACCGTTTGTCCACCGCTGCGCCACCAGGTCCACACGCATGACGAAGGGCCCCGGGAGATCACTCCCGGGGCCCTACGGTGCTGCTGGGTCAGATGGCGACGGCCACGTCCGCGACCGAGCCCTTGGCGGCGACCACCTGCGAGTCGACCACCTCCGCGCGCGGCGCCAGCGTGCGCAGCGTCCAGGTGCCGGGCGCGGCGAAGAACCGGAACTGGCCCGTCGCCGACGTCGGCACCTCGGCGGTGAACTCACCGTTGCGGTCGAGCAGGCGCACGTAGGCGTTGCCCACCGGCTGCTCGTCGCGCAGCACGACTCCCTGGATCACGGCCTGGTTCGTCACGTCGACGCCCTCGAGGCTCGGTCCGCCCTTGATCGCTCCGCACATGGTCAGGCCTTTCCGGGCTCGTCGCCGAGGGCGACCGGCACGCCGCGCAGCGAGCCGTACTCGCTCCACGAGCCGTCGTAGTTCTTGACGTTGGGGTAGCCGAGGATCTCGCTCAGCACGAACCACGTGTGCGAGCTGCGCTCGCCGATGCGGCAGTACGCGATGGTGTCCTTGCCCTCGTCGAGGCCGGCGCCTGCGTACAGCGCCGAGAGCTCCTCGTCCTTGCGGAACGTGCCGTCGTCGTTCGCGGCCTTGCTCCACGGCACGTTGCCGGCGGTGGGGATGTGGCCACCGATCTGCGCGGCCTCCTGGGGCAGGTGCGCCGGGGCGAGCAGGCGACCGGCGAACTCGTCGGGGCTGCGCACGTCGATGAGGTTCTTGGTGCCGATGGCCTCGACGACCTCCTCGCGGTAGGCGCGGATGTCCTCGTTGGGCTCCTGCGCCGTGTAGGTGGTGGCCGGGCGCGTGGTGACCTCGTCGGTCAGCTCACGGCTGTCGAGCTCCCACTTCTTGCGGCCGCCGTCGAGCAGGCGCAGGTCGGTGTGGCCGTAGTACTTGAGGTACCAGTAGGCGTAGGCCGCGAACCAGTTGTTGTTGCCGCCGTAGAAGACGACCGTGTCGTCGTTCGACACGCCCTTCTCGCTCAGCAGGGCCTCGAGGCGGTCCTTGCTGATGAAGTCGTGGCGGACGCCGTCCTGCAGGTCCTTCTTCCAGTCCAGCTTGATGGCGCCGGGGATGTGGCCCTTGTCGTAGGCCTCGACGTCCTCGTCGACCTCGATGAGGACGACGTTCTCGTCGTTCAGGTGTTCCTCGACCCAGTCGGCGGTGACGAGTGCGGTCTCGCGGCTCATGGTGGTTCCTTTTCCTCTGCGGAGTGGTGGTTGCGACGTGCGGTTCAGGCGCTCATGCCAGTGGCCTGGCGAGGCGGCGGGTGGTCAGGTAGAGCTCGCAGCCCAGGCAGAAGCCCGTGGTGGCGTTGAGCAGGGCGGCGACGAGGGCGAAGCCCACGGCGACGAGGCCGACGGCGGTCAGGCCGGTCGCGAGGGCGACGAGGCCGATCAGGGTGAAGGCCAGGCCGACCGCCTGCGCGAAGCGCGGGGGGCGGGAGTCCTCGGTCCGGGCGGGAGACCCGATCCGCGGCCGGACGGCGGTGCGGAACAGCCACGCCCACGGCGACGCCGACAGCGACACGAACACCCCGAGCGCGAAGACGACGGCCTGGACGGCCAGCAGCGCCTCGCGCCACGGCGACGGCAGCACGAGCACCAGCGCCAGGAC from Aeromicrobium phoceense encodes:
- a CDS encoding adenylyltransferase/cytidyltransferase family protein — protein: MTTVLTYGTFDLFHIGHLRLLERLSSMGDRLVVGVSTDDFNAGKGKSTVVPYADRAAIVGAIKGVDLVLPEESWEQKRRDIVEQEVDVFVMGDDWTGKFDDLSDLCRVEYLPRTKGISTTGLKEMLRVLDPAHIEEMQDALGVLSRLLDHYRDLT
- a CDS encoding sensor histidine kinase, yielding MRERLVVALVGMTAAMLALYGIPRAYMLADLVTSYEERKIERAADQLAAVVDERRKNDSAVDVEFLSGFLSEAETLTYEPETGSPVVAGPEVDPADDIVAKRDLEDGGTLTLSRSRDLIEERISDALVPLILIGLSLVAIAAAFGYVLARRLSRPFDELAEAADRLGLGRFDVDPPHYSIPEAEAIGAALRTSSARLGELVRREREFAANASHQLRTPITALRLELEDLSMWPQTPPEVAEELNRYLPELDRLSSAIDELLGLARGQRLGDASDVDLSELVSDVVARWKPIVAPDNYMVHQIERGQVFARVVPGPVVQILDVLIENASSHGVSPVTVEARDTGSYVEIVVADRGRRTFGNEIFNRGASRKQGDVGGLGLTIAADLASTMGGYLELVGAEHTTFRLLLPGLGESGEVAVVVEQA
- a CDS encoding response regulator, whose protein sequence is MATQVLVVEDDDKIAPPLVRTLEREGYVVEWVAEGITAVERIALGDLDLVLLDLGLPDIDGLEVCRRAREGGYRGGIIILTARDGELDRVVGLDVGADDYLSKPFALAELLARARALLRRSAPVEPAAPAPAAPGASGLRVDPASRRIWVNDAEVAVTSKEFDVLVLLDEVRGAVVTRERLTSDVWDENWFGSTKMVDATVGRLRQKLEDAGAPVQITNVRGVGFRLEDQADA
- a CDS encoding Ig-like domain-containing protein, which produces MNRNQKAGGPVRIDSARRSLTLLAVLALLAVAAFISPGFSSATFTSTTQGTATVRAAADWTPPTVAVTSPGTAVQGAVTIEAQASDSGLGVKDVTVEYSPAGSGTWTALCTDATAPYSCAWTTTALADGRYDLRARATDLAGYETTSDSVRTAVANKLLVVMNDPGDTVRGTVQLSAGVFNTGTLSHTVRLQYRLVGASTWSTACSNLVSPYTCSWNSAAVASGDYEFRAQLTAGSTTTTSEVVTDVTVDNVAPTVTMTDPGTPLSGTRTFAATAADAHSGVATVELQYAASGTTTWKSLCTIEAEPWSCRVATTALTSGTYSFRAVATDEAGNTTTSAAVANRVVDNTVSSVSLDDPGALLSRTATLTAVASSTAGVTSVRIQYAPTGGSTWTDVCTDTTSPYTCSWDTTKVASAVYDLRAVLLDGSGRTTISALETVPVDNSPLAGADVQTTNGSGSTAGLPGANDTITFTYTAQVNPASVMAGWNGSATNVQVRLRDGNLPALLRGSKGDTLDVLNGSTVLGLGSVNLKGDYVRLLRTVSLNATMTANTTTVNGLERTVVTLKLGTFASGKASDLRTNTTAAAMVWTPSNAATDLSGIRSSTANVTESGTADKDF
- a CDS encoding signal peptidase I, which translates into the protein MKHLTRAARLLGRGVTTLLLLVVTVASVAYIAPSLFGFERYVITGGSMSGTFEKGSIAFERPVPVADLAVGDVITYLPPADSGVSTLVTHRITQIEPGESGARLFTTQGDANPDPDPWEFSLLSGTQPVVEQTVPYVGYAFMALADRETRMLVTGVPAGLIALIALVDLGRALRRPEDDDAPAPLTPTAGAPAKKAGARAIPVAVVGRHALT
- a CDS encoding TasA family protein — translated: MRTSRSTKVLVPLATLLAAGVIAVGSGATFSSTTGNTISAATSGTLTQSNSKAGQAVFNLDNLKPGDVLNGSLKLTNTGTLPANFSLTEVASTNGFDGENLKLVIKNTTKNTTVYSGTFGGLADGTKNTLGTWAAGEANDYTFTVTLDQAASNTQQGKAATATYTWDAVQLDGTTTNQ
- a CDS encoding DUF1416 domain-containing protein → MCGAIKGGPSLEGVDVTNQAVIQGVVLRDEQPVGNAYVRLLDRNGEFTAEVPTSATGQFRFFAAPGTWTLRTLAPRAEVVDSQVVAAKGSVADVAVAI
- a CDS encoding sulfurtransferase; translation: MSRETALVTADWVEEHLNDENVVLIEVDEDVEAYDKGHIPGAIKLDWKKDLQDGVRHDFISKDRLEALLSEKGVSNDDTVVFYGGNNNWFAAYAYWYLKYYGHTDLRLLDGGRKKWELDSRELTDEVTTRPATTYTAQEPNEDIRAYREEVVEAIGTKNLIDVRSPDEFAGRLLAPAHLPQEAAQIGGHIPTAGNVPWSKAANDDGTFRKDEELSALYAGAGLDEGKDTIAYCRIGERSSHTWFVLSEILGYPNVKNYDGSWSEYGSLRGVPVALGDEPGKA
- a CDS encoding DUF4395 domain-containing protein, whose protein sequence is MPHDTSVVDPRALRFTAAITAAVLALVLVLPSPWREALLAVQAVVFALGVFVSLSASPWAWLFRTAVRPRIGSPARTEDSRPPRFAQAVGLAFTLIGLVALATGLTAVGLVAVGFALVAALLNATTGFCLGCELYLTTRRLARPLA